A stretch of the Hippocampus zosterae strain Florida chromosome 18, ASM2543408v3, whole genome shotgun sequence genome encodes the following:
- the sec16a gene encoding protein transport protein Sec16A isoform X2, with translation MQPPPRTGPPGASGPPPPCGPNMFRRTRPLKHTAATAAANASMPPSTQPMMDPFGFVRAPPPMGAGGVPVPQSNSPLTQAPLDSTYTRAGPGLAMQPQTLEGVPAAAAGPSLSSLPAVPMFSRHSSAAADAPSHSEQGYLNSRERPSTATPPSVPSAPVPSQTIHQEFHAQSLPQPVPFQPVPPAASSSQRASDHGSRPPSVQNYFQPTSDPPQQPFNTQPQSQMYPSNAPTPPTQFGHPQMQNPDQNPTQQHYSHLQHQGYFMQTSALQDGWFSQGPQDPAYHQMGTAPAHLQHQSDSGSHHVPNTVPQQDSAAMTVPYPQDTGALSMFFNDDVENEETLAGERKKILNGIPESSRPPSNPQGAPPTHGGPAGVPSDNQGSHFQENSHIPYMNDGNAALQGRYDHVENLECVPNQEVLPSEIHGSPPGLPAAHGVDTYETGPNLETPDSIPRSMRSASASSNYSSMSHGSGTSGRRHHGVVGTFIQQESPRLTEDHNLPSAPIAAAGGYFEQIDSYPAGDVATPPNTSDQTWPTTPSPPKPTGIFQASANSSFEPVRSHGVGVRPAEVDRAKMVAEGSTDPTPGNLEQPPDNMENIYGPGHPLPIGVAHLPNPAVQSHSRPSSRTFGANRPCESPATTLWAQGDPSGLAAGIVLAPAAPTVLAPLREPSTDVIQPPEDGPLDLQPPQRIPQQNSENLENPPKVSELDSADSQGNLGYASLLVSESLQQPVLIAPPASNCVIAPSTFAHAASVSTPPVRTLGQGAGIPRAPVFTSNQNPLGPPALPSNPVPLNLTRESAQAATSAITSAQTQPVRPSFTHGQSLSGDPNFALPVNPPTSLTAASVTNHNQPSNYELLDFSMHQSQSHNQASGHPSALHESPQSSNGFYMQVTKDAQQGLRLDRNAPVQTSGPSATPQVVAASLSFAPPVLPASSPSAPLVPTAPSSSAPPVTSASSSNSGAPQSSAIAGANTQQPQPEPARIPEANAATQGPSPGQFPTEMQGPAAASVPPGPLPPASSQQAPTEPPRPPSSAGSQHGYGPPPPGPGQMYGSYYGNYGDYPDGRAPYPPGPYPPGDPRAQQYYQEGPYRSRDPWYGRYDGANPAYRDPNYQYREPQPERPSSRASQYSDRPPSRQGYPEDYHRANRSAYDEYYANYAKHYDYAGYNYGQYDPRYRGYYDQAYWSTYDDAYRSRDNYYNPQMYPARKEGSDDQWLYYPGYDRSFDDDYRRRAADAYDDFDRRSVHSEQSAHSVHSSHSHHSRRSSFSSRSQQSQVYRSQPDLVTAVYDATSSTLAADYSYGQYPHQTDPSQNYGQYQYSSEYTTDSNWITPEQPPPRPATPEKFTMPHRCARFGPGGHLVQVLPNLPSAGQPALVDIHNLETMLQNTLDQEELLAFPGPLVKEETHKVDVIKFSQNKAVACSHDDSLLDRDSARLLWDFIVLLCRQNGTVVGTDIADLLLKEHRSVWLPGKSPNEANLIDFNNEPLARAEEEPGAGPLSLLSDTFMTVPENVGKETERFRELLLFGRKKDALEAAMKSGLWGHALLLASKMDNRTHARVMTRFANSLPINDPLQTVYQLMSGRMPASATCCGEEKWGDWRPHLAMVLSNLTHTLDLDSRTITTMGDTLASKGLIDAAHFCYLMAQTDLGIYTKKSTKMVLIGSNHSLPFYHFATNDAIQRTEAYEYAQSLGSQPCSLPNFQVFKLIYACRLAEAGLSAQAFHYCEVISRTILIQPSCYSPVFISQVIQMAEKLRIFDPQLKERPEQELFTEPDWLIQLRQLDGQIKTGAIIFAADRTSPTQFTSSSPSSDLDQPSVAEAYDAPLELDGPGSHNPLMTSLLPGPPPQSIQLMPPAPTSILQDGTAPHQAHGDMPQFYPVPPSGPPGHIPLSGYPPHDPAYAHPHFQPPPMQSEMYPGAHQQPGPPPLHMGQTSPHMPPPQVPHSPVHGGQPPPPMPAQMPPSPGHANTSPEMQINQPISPLRSSFTPQMDFYDHMAQMAPGRRSRTTSQSSVHRASGRRSRTTSESSTHSGGRDRSNSVKQASPPPPSIPEQPRKEETKKAKKDSPKKSGGGVGWLTTWLYRKGKSEAHLPDDKNKSIVWDEKKQKWVDLNEPEEESKPVPPPPSGFPKMASMPAPPGPAAPSGGGPPVNMFSRRAGIKSRYVDVLNPGRGAKPAGMAPAPPMELFAPLAPMAMPANLFVPTSAPKDQQPLEGSEGGNQEQMSPNSAVPQMFNPTLLPPAPQGPPALDGSHSGELSRSSSMSSLSRESHPGLRDAPVGGGVFL, from the exons ATGCAGCCCCCTCCTCGGACTGGACCCCCGGGAGCCTccgggcctcctcctccttgcgGGCCAAATATGTTCCGCAGGACCAGGCCACTGAAGcatacagcagcaacagcagcagctaatGCGTCAATGCCGCCCTCTACCCAACCCATGATGGacccatttggttttgttcgcGCCCCACCTCCTATGGGCGCAGGGGGTGTCCCGGTACCCCAGAGCAACTCTCCGCTAACACAAGCCCCGCTGGATTCCACCTACACAAGGGCAGGCCCAGGTCTGGCCATGCAACCACAGACACTGGAGGGTgtcccagctgctgcagctggcCCGTCGCTGTCTTCTTTGCCAGCGGTGCCCATGTTCAGCCGTCACAGTTCAGCCGCAGCCGACGCACCATCGCATTCCGAGCAAGGTTACTTGAACTCGAGAGAGCGTCCGTCAACCGCAACGCCGCCATCTGTGCCATCAGCCCCAGTACCAAGTCAGACAATTCATCAGGAATTCCATGCGCAGTCTCTCCCTCAGCCTGTTCCCTTCCAGCCAGTGCCTCCTGCCGCCTCCTCTTCTCAAAGGGCATCCGATCACGGAAGTCGCCCTCCATCCGTTCAGAACTATTTTCAGCCTACCAGTGACCCTCCACAGCAGCCTTTTAATACGCAGCCGCAGTCCCAGATGTACCCATCCAACGCTCCTACCCCTCCGACACAGTTTGGGCATCCCCAGATGCAGAATCCAGACCAGAACCCGACTCAACAGCATTACTCGCATTTACAACACCAGGGCTACTTCATGCAAACCTCTGCCCTGCAAGACGGTTGGTTCAGTCAAGGGCCGCAGGACCCAGCCTACCACCAAATGGGGACTGCCCCGGCACACTTACAGCATCAGTCAGATTCTGGATCCCATCATGTACCTAACACGGTTCCCCAGCAAGACTCTGCCGCTATGACAGTTCCATACCCTCAAGATACCGGTGCACTCTCTATGTTTTTCAACGATGATGTCGAAAATGAGGAAACCTTAGCAGGAGAGCGAAAAAAGATCTTGAACGGTATTCCTGAGTCTTCGCGGCCTCCGAGTAATCCGCAAGGTGCGCCGCCAACCCACGGTGGTCCTGCAGGTGTTCCTTCTGATAACCAAGGATCCCATTTTCAGGAAAATTCACACATACCATATATGAACGACGGAAACGCAGCGTTACAAGGAAGGTATGACCATGTTGAGAATTTGGAGTGCGTCCCAAACCAGGAAGTGTTGCCCAGTGAAATCCATGGCAGTCCCCCTGGCTTACCTGCAGCCCACGGAGTAGATACCTATGAAACTGGCCCCAACCTGGAGACTCCGGATTCTATTCCCAGATCAATGAGATCCGCAAGCGCATCATCAAACTACAGCAGCATGAGTCACGGAAGCGGGACATCCGGCCGTCGACACCATGGCGTAGTCGGCACCTTCATTCAGCAGGAAAGCCCGCGCCTCACCGAGGACCATAACTTGCCTTCTGCTCcgatcgccgccgccggaggcTACTTTGAACAGATCGACTCTTACCCAGCCGGAGACGTGGCCACGCCGCCGAACACTTCGGACCAAACATGGCCCACTACGCCGAGCCCCCCAAAACCTACAGGTATCTTCCAGGCCAGTGCTAACAGCTCGTTCGAGCCCGTCCGATCACACGGCGTCGGGGTGCGCCCTGCCGAGGTGGACAGAGCTAAAATGGTCGCGGAAGGGAGCACGGATCCTACGCCGGGTAAtctcgagcagccgccagataACATGGAAAATATTTACGGGCCAGGTCACCCTCTGCCTATTGGTGTGGCTCACCTGCCAAACCCGGCGGTTCAGTCTCACTCCCGACCATCGTCGCGTACCTTTGGCGCCAATCGTCCCTGCGAGAGCCCCGCCACGACTTTATGGGCGCAGGGTGATCCTTCCGGCTTGGCCGCTGGCATTGTTTTGGCTCCCGCTGCCCCGACCGTTCTGGCTCCGCTTAGGGAGCCTAGTACAGATGTCATACAGCCTCCAGAGGATGGTCCGCTGGATCTTCAACCTCCTCAGAGAATCCCACAACAAAATTCAGAGAACCTTGAGAACCCACCAAAGGTGAGTGAGTTAGACTCTGCGGACTCTCAGGGCAACCTGGGCTACGCCTCTCTCCTCGTGTCTGAATCGCTCCAACAGCCTGTTCTGATTGCACCACCCGCGTCCAACTGTGTGATTGCCCCCAGTACTTTTGCTCATGCAGCCAGTGTAAGTACCCCCCCAGTTAGAACACTCGGACAGGGTGCCGGTATACCCCGTGCACCTGTTTTTACCTCCAATCAGAATCCACTTGGCCCACCCGCTCTCCCCTCAAATCCAGTCCCGCTCAATCTGACTCGAGAAAGTGCCCAGGCAGCAACTTCCGCAATCACTTCGGCACAGACCCAACCCGTCCGGCCGTCTTTTACTCATGGTCAGTCGTTGAGTGGAGACCCGAACTTTGCTCTCCCGGTAAATCCGCCGACATCTCTCACGGCTGCTTCCGTCACCAATCACAATCAGCCCTCAAATTATGAACTCCTTGATTTTTCTATGCACCAATCACAGAGCCACAATCAAGCATCTGGCCATCCTTCTGCTTTACACGAGTCTCCGCAGTCCAGTAATGGATTTTACATGCAGGTCACAAAAGATGCGCAACAAGGGCTAAGACTGGACAGGAATGCTCCTGTTCAGACCTCAGGCCCTTCAGCTACACCGCAGGTCGTGGCAGCTTCTTTATCGTTCGCTCCACCGGTCCTGCCAGCTTCATCACCATCCGCCCCACTGGTCCCGACAGCTCCGTCGTCATCTGCCCCTCCGGTCACGTCGGCCTCTTCGTCAAACTCGGGGGCTCCGCAGTCTTCCGCCATAGCAGGCGCAAACACTCAGCAGCCCCAACCAGAACCCGCTAGGATACCGGAGGCAAATGCCGCCACACAGGGGCCATCGCCCGGACAGTTTCCAACCGAGATGCAAGGTCCCGCTGCTGCAAGCGTTCCTCCGGGGCCTCTCCCTCCCGCGTCTTCCCAGCAAGCTCCCACAGAGCCGCCACGACCACCTTCTTCCGCTGGCAGCCAGCATGGCTATGGGCCCCCTCCTCCCGGCCCGGGGCAGATGTATGGAAGCTATTACGGAAACTATGGCGACTACCCTGACGGCCGAGCGCCATACCCTCCTGGTCCATACCCACCCGGGGATCCCAGAGCTCAGCAGTATTATCAG GAGGGACCATATAGAAGCAGAGATCCTTGGTATGGCAGGTACGACGGCGCCAACCCAGCTTACCGCGACCCAAACTATCAGTACCGAGAGCCTCAGCCAGAGCGACCCAGCTCGAGGGCCAGTCAGTATTCCGACCGACCCCCATCCAG GCAAGGCTATCCCGAGGACTATCACAGAGCTAACCGAAGTGCCTATGATGAATATTATGCAAATTACGCCAAGCACTATGATTATGCAG GATACAACTATGGACAGTATGACCCCCGATACAGAGGATACTACGATCAGGCCTATTGGTCCACTTACGATGACGCCTACAGAAGCAGGGACAACTACTATAATCCACAAATGTATCCTGCCAG GAAAGAGGGATCTGATGACCAGTGGCTCTACTACCCCGGTTATGACAGGAGCTTCGACGACGACTACCGCCGGCGCGCTGCCGACGCATACGACGACTTTGACCGACGCAGCGTCCACAGCGAGCAGTCTGCCCACAGCGTGCACAGCTCTCATAGCCATCACAGCAGACGCAGCAGCTTCAGTTCCAGGTCCCAACAG AGCCAAGTTTACAGGAGCCAGCCCGACTTGGTCACAGCTGTCTATGATGCCACATCATCCACGCTGGCTGCGGACTACTCCTACGGACAGTACCCACACCAGACTGACCCATCCCAGAACTACGGCCAGTACCAATATTCCTCTGAGTACACGACAGACAGCAACTGGATCACGCCCGAACAGC CGCCCCCTCGTCCGGCCACTCCGGAGAAGTTCACCATGCCCCACCGTTGTGCCCGATTTGGGCCCGGTGGTCATCTCGTCCAAGTTCTGCCCAATCTTCCCTCAGCGGGACAACCTGCTCTCGTTGATATTCACAACTTGGAG ACAATGCTGCAGAACACTTTGGATCAGGAAGAACTACTAGCTTTCCCCGGACCGCTTGTCAA GGAGGAGACCCACAAGGTGGATGTGATAAAGTTCTCCCAGAACAAGGCGGTCGCGTGTTCCCATGACGACAGCCTCTTAGACCGAGACTCCGCCCGCCTACTTTGGGACTTCATTGTGCTGCTTTGTAGACAGAATGGG ACCGTGGTGGGCACCGACATCGCCGACCTGTTGCTAAAGGAGCACCGGTCCGTGTGGCTGCCGGGCAAGAGTCCCAACGAAGCAAACCTGATTGATTTCAACAACGAGCCGCTGGCCAGAGCGGAGGAGGAGCCAGGAGCCGGACCGCTGTCCCTCCTGTCGGACACCTTCATGACTGTCCCGGAAAATGTCGGAAAAGAAACGGAACGCTTCAGGGAGCTGCTGCTCTTTGGTCGCAAGAAG GATGCGCTTGAAGCAGCTATGAAATCAGGTCTGTGGGGTCACGCTCTCCTGCTGGCCAGTAAGATGGATAACAGGACACATGCACGTGTCATGACAAG GTTTGCCAACAGTTTGCCCATCAATGACCCGCTCCAGACGGTGTACCAACTCATGTCGGGTAGAATGCCCGCATCAGCTACT TGCTGCGGAGAGGAGAAGTGGGGTGACTGGCGCCCTCACCTGGCCATGGTGTTGTCGAACCTGACGCACACTTTGGACCTGGACTCTCGCACGATCACCACAATGGGAGACACCCTCG CTTCAAAGGGGCTGATTGACGCGGCGCACTTCTGCTACTTAATGGCTCAAACCGACCTTGGCATTTACACCAAGAAGAGCACCAAGATGGTTCTGATCGGCTCCAACCACAG TTTACCCTTCTACCACTTTGCGACCAATGACGCAATCCAAAGGACGGAAGCCTATGAGTACGCACAGTCTCTGGGCTCCCAACCTTGCTCCCTACCCAATTTCCAG GTCTTCAAGTTGATCTACGCCTGCCGTTTGGCTGAAGCGGGCTTGAGCGCTCAGGCGTTCCACTACTGTGAGGTCATCTCTCGGACGATCCTCATTCAGCCATCGTGCTACTCCCCTGTATTCATTAGCCAAGTCATTCAG ATGGCGGAAAAGCTGAGAATTTTTGACCCCCAACTGAAAGAAAGGCCCGAGCAGGAGTTGTTCACTGAGCCCGATTGGTTGATCCAGCTCAGACAGTTGGATGGGCAGATCAAA ACGGGGGCAATTATTTTCGCTGCTGACAGAACAAGCCCCACACAATTCACCAGCAGCAGCCCAAGCTCAGACCTGGATCAGCCCAGTGTCGCTGAAGCTTACGACGCGCCGCTGGAGTTGGATGGCCCAGGAAGTCACAATCCGTTGATGACCTCATTGCTTCCGGGGCCTCCTCCACAGAGTATACAGCTGATGCCTCCAG CTCCCACTTCCATCCTCCAAGATGGAACGGCCCCACATCAAGCTCACGGCGATATGCCACAATTCTACCCAGTACCACCCAGTGGGCCGCCCGGACACATTCCTTTGTCAGGCTATCCCCCGCACGATCCCGCCTATGCGCATCCCCACTTCCAGCCTCCGCCCATGCAGTCGGAAATGTACCCAGGAGCTCACCAGCAGCCAGGTCCCCCGCCCCTTCATATGGGCCAGACGTCACCCCACATGCCTCCGCCACAGGTTCCCCATTCGCCGGTGCACGGGGGCCAGCCGCCGCCTCCGATGCCGGCGCAAATGCCACCTTCGCCCGGGCACGCGAACACGTCGCCAGAGATGCAAATCAACCAACCGATATCCCCGCTCAGAAGCTCCTTTACGCCGCAGATGGACTTCTATGACCACATGGCACAGATG GCTCCCGGCAGGAGGTCAAGGACCACGTCACAGTCTTCAGTGCACCGG GCGTCGGGACGGCGCTCTCGCACCACCTCTGAGTCCTCAACTCACTCCGGCGGACGTGACAGGAGCAATTCTGTCAAGCAGGCTTCTCCGCCGCCTCCCTCCATTCCTGAGCAGCCCCGCAAGGAGGAGACCAAGAAAGCCAAGAAGGACTCTCCCAAAAAG AGTGGCGGCGGTGTGGGCTGGCTGACGACCTGGCTGTACAGGAAGGGCAAGAGTGAGGCTCACTTACCGgacgacaaaaacaaatct ATCGTGTGGGACGAAAAGAAGCAGAAATGGGTGGACTTGAACGAGCCAGAGGAGGAG AGTAAACCCGTTCCACCGCCTCCCTCTGGCTTCCCCAAGATGGCTTCCATGCCTGCTCCTCCGGGGCCCGCGGCACCCTCGGGCGGTGGACCCCCAGTCAACATGTTCTCAAGGAGAGCCG GCATAAAGAGCCGATATGTGGATGTGCTGAACCCCGGCAGAGGTGCCAAACCAGCCGGGATGGCTCCCGCTCCTCCGATGGAACTCTTTGCACCTCTCGCACCGATGGCCATGCCCGCCAACCTATTTGTGCCTACTTCAG CTCCCAAAGATCAACAACCTCTGGAAGGCAGCGAAGGAGGAAATCAGGAGCAGATGTCACCAAACAGCGCCGTTCCACAG ATGTTCAACCCGACGCTGTTACCGCCCGCCCCGCAAGGTCCCCCCGCCCTGGACGGCTCACATTCTGGAGAG CTGTCACGTTCTAGCTCAATGAGTTCTTTATCACGCGAA AGTCATCCGGGCCTGAGAGATGCGCCTGTTGGGGGCGGCGTCTTTTTATAA